Proteins found in one Lysinibacillus fusiformis genomic segment:
- a CDS encoding M42 family metallopeptidase has protein sequence MNEETLQLFKTLTELPGAPGNEHAVRAFMRSELEKYSDEIVQDNLGGIFGVKHSDVAGAPKVLVAGHMDEVAFMVTSITDNGMIRFQTLGGWWNQVMLAQRVEVYAKNGAIPGVVSSIPPHLLTDAERAKPMDIKNMLIDVGADNKEDAMAMGVRPGQSIIPICPFTPMANPKKIMAKAWDNRYGCGLAIELMKEVQHEKLGSHLYSGANVMEEVGLRGAQVSANMIKPDLFFALDASPANDMSGEKSQFGQLGKGTLLRILDRTMVTHRGIREFILDTAESNHIPYQYFVSQGGTDAGRVHTANDGVPSAVIGVCSRYIHTSASIIHIDDYAAAKALIVELVKKADRSTLETIRANV, from the coding sequence ATGAATGAGGAAACATTACAATTATTTAAAACATTAACAGAATTACCAGGCGCTCCGGGTAATGAACACGCTGTACGTGCGTTCATGCGTTCTGAGTTAGAAAAATACTCGGATGAAATTGTTCAAGATAATTTAGGTGGTATTTTTGGTGTGAAGCACAGTGATGTTGCGGGTGCACCGAAAGTTTTGGTTGCTGGTCATATGGATGAGGTAGCATTTATGGTTACGTCTATCACAGATAATGGGATGATCCGTTTTCAAACATTGGGCGGCTGGTGGAACCAGGTTATGCTTGCACAGCGTGTAGAAGTATATGCGAAAAATGGTGCAATTCCTGGTGTTGTTTCATCCATCCCACCACATTTACTAACAGATGCAGAACGTGCGAAGCCAATGGATATAAAAAATATGCTCATCGATGTTGGTGCTGACAATAAAGAAGATGCAATGGCTATGGGTGTTCGTCCTGGACAATCCATCATACCAATTTGTCCATTCACACCAATGGCAAATCCGAAAAAAATTATGGCCAAGGCTTGGGATAACCGCTATGGCTGTGGTCTAGCGATTGAATTAATGAAAGAAGTACAACACGAAAAACTAGGTTCGCATTTATATTCAGGTGCAAATGTAATGGAGGAAGTTGGCTTGCGCGGTGCACAAGTATCAGCAAACATGATTAAACCAGATTTATTCTTTGCGTTAGATGCTTCTCCTGCCAACGATATGTCAGGAGAAAAAAGTCAATTTGGACAACTTGGCAAAGGAACTTTACTCCGTATTTTAGATCGTACAATGGTTACACATCGTGGTATACGGGAATTTATTTTAGATACTGCCGAATCAAATCATATCCCTTACCAGTATTTTGTCTCCCAAGGTGGAACAGACGCTGGACGAGTGCATACAGCGAATGATGGTGTTCCAAGTGCAGTTATCGGCGTATGCTCACGTTATATTCATACTTCAGCGTCTATTATTCACATTGATGATTATGCGGCTGCCAAAGCGTTAATTGTTGAATTAGTGAAAAAAGCAGATCGTTCGACATTAGAGACAATTCGCGCTAATGTATAA
- a CDS encoding DUF84 family protein translates to MKIAIGTTNKAKTEAVEVIARKYFEGSIFTHVKAASEVSDQPISNEETRLGAMNRAKNALILTGAELSFGLEGGVTEIDGDMYVCNWGALTVSDGTIFTAAGAQIILPKEIAREIRTGGELGPIMEQYTKRRDIRQGAGAVGIFTQGLVSRQMMFEHIVSLLIGQYLFTISQK, encoded by the coding sequence ATGAAGATAGCAATTGGCACAACCAATAAAGCCAAAACAGAAGCAGTTGAAGTAATTGCTCGAAAATACTTTGAGGGTTCTATCTTTACTCATGTGAAAGCTGCTTCTGAAGTATCAGATCAACCAATAAGTAATGAAGAAACCCGATTAGGGGCAATGAATCGTGCTAAAAATGCTTTGATTTTAACAGGTGCAGAATTATCATTCGGTTTAGAAGGTGGCGTAACTGAAATCGATGGTGACATGTATGTTTGTAACTGGGGTGCCTTAACGGTGTCAGACGGGACAATATTTACAGCTGCTGGTGCACAAATTATACTACCAAAAGAAATTGCCCGGGAAATAAGAACTGGGGGAGAACTTGGCCCTATTATGGAACAATATACAAAACGCCGAGATATTCGTCAAGGTGCAGGTGCTGTAGGTATTTTTACGCAAGGTTTAGTGAGTAGACAGATGATGTTTGAGCATATTGTATCACTTTTAATCGGTCAATATTTGTTCACAATTTCACAAAAATAG